Proteins encoded together in one Lathyrus oleraceus cultivar Zhongwan6 chromosome 5, CAAS_Psat_ZW6_1.0, whole genome shotgun sequence window:
- the LOC127078732 gene encoding uncharacterized protein LOC127078732, with the protein MKVIFRFQDVAEIMNDEVPALEENVSDVQKVAHNERTKKDGKSLFLIHQCVDSSVFGKIIEEETTKGVRDKLKNLYDKYEKLKRKIEKVLRSLTVNFDYIVVFIEESNNLAEMKVEELQASLEANEMRLKQRNPERERVAEQTLQARFTKKSRKENMKQRKNLANDEKSSKNLKNYSNSIRKVMSNKYSGKIVNIKEVRCYNCQGFDHYARDCRRKKESRAKVDDEVKYVHAGENNAHDMLVMTNTQLNNE; encoded by the exons ATGAAGGTCATCTTCAGATTTCAAGATGTGGCTGAAATTATGAACGATGAAGTACCTGCATTGGAAGAGAATGTGAGCGATGTTCAAAAAGTTGCACACAATGAACGAacaaagaaagatggaaaatcTCTATTCTTGATCCATCAATGTGTGGATTCTAGCGTGTTTGGGAAGATCATTGAAGAAGAAACAACAAAAGGAGTGAGGGACAAGTTAAAGAACTTGTACGACAAATATGAAAAGTTGAAAAGG AAAATTGAGAAAGTATTGAGATCTCTCACTGTAAACTTTGATTACATTGTCGTATTCATTGAAGAGTCCAATAACCTAGCTGAGATGAAGGTGGAAGAACTTCAAGCTTCATTGGAGGCTAATGAAATGAGACTGAAGCAAAGGAACccagagagagagagagtggCTGAACAGACATTGCAAGCCAGATTCACCAAGAAATCTAGGAAAGAAAATATGAAGCAAAGAAAGAATCTTGCTAACGATGAGAAGTCAAGTAAGAATTTAAAGAATTACTCTAATTCAATCAGGAAAGTTATGAGCAATAAATATTCGGGGAAAATAGTTAACATAAAGGAGGTACGGTGTTACAACTGTCAAGGATTTGATCATTATGCTCGAGATTGTAGAAGAAAGAAGGAATCTAGAGCAAAAGTTGATGATGAAGTGAAATATGTACATGCTGGAGAAAACAACGCTCATGATATGCTAGTCATGACAAATACTCAGTTGAATAATGAATAA